AAGCCGCTTCGGCAAGCGAAACCCTCAAGGCCAATCTGCGTAACTGCCTGGCCCAGACCGAAGAACTCGAACGCTCGTATCGCTCTCTGGCCCTTTTCTTTGAAAATACGGCCGAAGAAAAGGTAAAAAACCTCGTGCTGTTTGATGCCGGTTTGGAGCATACCACCGATACCGACGGCTTCAGCAATCCGACGGGCATCTTTGAGCAGGTGGCCAAAGAACTCCGCGACAATTACGACCGCTTCGACCTGACCAACAATTATTCGCTGATCGTACTGCCCGGCTGGTTGAAGAAGAATATCATCGTCGATAAATGGGCCGAATTGGCCCACCAAAACAAGGTCATGATGATCACCGATTATCGTCACCTCGACAGCGCCGAAGACGTGGAAGCCATGTTTGACCGCGATAAACTGACGGGCTCCGATGCGCACAAAGCCCACGTGATGATGCCCTGCAACTGGGTGGTAGGTCGCGAAGCCAATACCGACATCGGCGAAGAAGACCACCTGTTCATTCCGCCCTCGATGGCCCTGGCAGGCTTGCTTTGGGGGGGCAACATCGCCCAGCCGTCGGCAGGCCTGGCGCACGGAAAACTCAAAATGGCCAGTGGTACGCGCTTCACCATGCGCAAGAACGAAGTGGCGCAGTTGGAGAACAAGGGCCTGATCCCGCTGATCTATGAGTGGGGGCGGGTGGTGCCGCAATCGGCCAAAACGCTCTTTGACGGCGACAACGTCGGCCTGCAAACGTACAGTGTGGTGCGTGTGTTTGATTGGATCGGCAAGATCATGCAGGATTTCCTGAACCGCCGCACGTTTGAAAACATCGACAACAGGATGCTGGAAGACATCAAAAGGCAGATCTCGAAGTTTCTGGCTGAGATTCGCGGACCCGGCAAGATCATCGAAGATTACCGCAATCTGGAAGTGAAAAGAAACCCGGACAAACCGACGCACGTCATCATCAATGTGGACCTGAAGCCCTTTTTCCCCGCCAAAGTATTTGCCATCAACATGACAGGTACCAAAGGCAACTGGGATTCGGAACTTAAACCGTAAATAATCTCAATACACAATTCATCCTAAAACAGTTATACACATGGCACATAAGGCAGAAATTACCATTGACAGTAAAAAATTTGAAGTATTGCACTGCTCGTACAGCTTACATCAGCATGTAAACCCCAATACCAACGAGACAACCTCCGAAGTATTCGGCGGCAACATTGATGTTACCATCGAAACACGCAATGCCGACGCCAAAATCATTGAACTGATGGTATTACCGCACAAAGATGACGTCAGCGGAGAAATCAAGTTCAACAATCAGAAAGGCGAAGAGCTGAGAACCATCAAGTTCAACCACGCCGCCGTGGTCAATTTCAGCGAAACCTTCAGCCTTTCGGGCAGCGGCACGGGCTCACAGAGTTTCACCATCTGCGCCCGTGAGTTGGACATCCAGGGGCAGAAACTGAACCTAAAAAGAGATTAGTCTACTATTCAGGCACTTATCAATTGCATAGGTGCCTGTTTACCTCCATTTAACCCACATTATATGCCGCCGGTTTCTACACTATTATACTAACCCAATTCACATGGAAGAATCAGGGCATTATTATACAGTATACTTTGTATCGTTAGCTGTTGGTTTTACCAACGAACGCTCTCACGAGTATGCATTTTATACTCAAATGCCGGACGAAGTGGAAGAATTTGATGCTGCTTTTTTAGAAAAAAAGCAATTTAAAAATGCGGGGAAATTTCATGCAGCCAAACAAGCCCTTAAAATTGCTTATTCACAACTGTTCCCGTTTACACCCATGGGAGTAGGCGCGTTGGAAGAGTCATTAGCTCGGCAGGAAAAAATACTGGCAAAGGCCAATCAATGGCGAATGATCGTTGAACTCGGGCTTCATTCCCTTACCGGTAAGTCTGCCAAGGACGAACAGGACAAAACAGCTAAGTTGCTGAAAAGTACCAAACCCGATAACATGGTCCGGTTTGGATTTTTACTGCATCGGTATGGTGACACATTCGCCCACTCCCGGATGGACAATCCATCAAAGCTGTATGATACAAGTGAGAATATTTCAAGCCCGACCCATCGAGGGCATATGCTTGACGGTACACATGCCGACCATCCATGGGAAAGAGAAACTCTTTATTTTCAATACGTTGAAGGATTATATGATATTTTATCTACGGCAAAGGAAAAGAGCAGGAACGATATAGGCAGCACCCGAAGGGGCAAAGTTTTAGCTCTGCATGAAATAAAAAACACCCTCAAACGCGCCATAAATGAAGCACGGATGTGGTCAGAGAATGAAATAAAAAACTACAATGCCATAGACACCACAAGATGTAAGCCGGCCATAGCCTCAGGCTTATTCGATGCCTGCAAAAAACCCGAAGAAGCAGCTCAACTGTTTTTTTCTGAAATTATCAGGCGTGAAGTATTCTTTACACTGGGAATCAACATTCATTCTTATACCCCCGAACGAAATGAAACGGTTTCTCTAAAGCAATTTTTAGATCCGAAAAATGGATATATGAACGGAATCAGTTCTGCTTATTCTTCTGAGCAGCTTGAAAAAGAAATATATAAATTATTGGAAGAAGCAAGTGGGAAATAGATTGATAATGTTCAAAATTCACCTTGAAGCCCCTTTAATTTATTTTAACGAAAGTTAAATAAAACGTAAGTCATGCCCTCAACCATACAACTCCTTGCGGCTGTAGAGATCAATATAAATGGACTGACGCTTAAACGTATCAGCAGTATTTCCATTTCACAGCCTTTTGAAAATCACCATACCTTCGAGATAAGCATATCGCCGGATATGTTGCCGGAGAAATCGACAACCATCGATCTGAAAAAACTGGCGGAGCAAGTGGTCGGTGAGGTTGCGGTTATCAAATTAAAGCAGGGACAAAAACAGGAAGACGGCAGTATTCAGGAAAAGCAAACCCGTACCTTTAAGGGCATTGCCACCACCATTCGTTTGAATAAAGGCAGCAGCACCTCCAATACCATTGTTATTTCGGGCGTCAGCAATACCGCGGTACTGAGCGCCGGACGCACTACACGCTCCTTTACGGACAAATCCCTCGGTGATATTGTCCAAAAAGTATTGAGTCCTTTTGGCGGGCTTTCCAAAAAAATAGCGCCTTCCTACACCTCCCCCATTCGCTATGTAACACAGTATGAAGAAGATAACTTTCATTTTCTGCAACGTTTGGCCGAAGAATATGGTGAGTGGATGTTTTACGACGGCGAGCAGTTTGTATTCGGCAAAAGCGGGAGGGATAAAGGCAGTGAGGTAACGCTTAAACACGGAGAGAACATTTTCGATATGCAGTACAGCCTTCGGGTCACACCGCTCAACCTCAAAGGCCTCAATTATGATTATTACAACCATTTAACCTACGAAGCGCCTTCATCGGGCGAAAATGTAAGCGGTTTGGGTACGTTTGCCATGGTGGGTCTGCATAAATCCGATGCTGTATTCAGTGACGAGCCTGTTGAGATCGGCTACCAAAACCACCGTGAAAAAAGCACATTGAAAAAAGCCGTCCGGTTAAAGAAAAGCGAGCAGGCCAACAAACTGGCCGTCCTTACCGGCCGAACTCCCGAAATGGAACTGAAATTGGGCGGCATTGTCAAAGTGGTCGATACCTACGTGAATGACCAAAACAAAGCGGAAGTTATTGACTATGGGTCGTTTGTGGTCACGCGTT
Above is a window of Runella slithyformis DSM 19594 DNA encoding:
- the tssD gene encoding type VI secretion system tube protein TssD encodes the protein MAHKAEITIDSKKFEVLHCSYSLHQHVNPNTNETTSEVFGGNIDVTIETRNADAKIIELMVLPHKDDVSGEIKFNNQKGEELRTIKFNHAAVVNFSETFSLSGSGTGSQSFTICARELDIQGQKLNLKRD
- a CDS encoding type VI secretion system Vgr family protein; amino-acid sequence: MPSTIQLLAAVEININGLTLKRISSISISQPFENHHTFEISISPDMLPEKSTTIDLKKLAEQVVGEVAVIKLKQGQKQEDGSIQEKQTRTFKGIATTIRLNKGSSTSNTIVISGVSNTAVLSAGRTTRSFTDKSLGDIVQKVLSPFGGLSKKIAPSYTSPIRYVTQYEEDNFHFLQRLAEEYGEWMFYDGEQFVFGKSGRDKGSEVTLKHGENIFDMQYSLRVTPLNLKGLNYDYYNHLTYEAPSSGENVSGLGTFAMVGLHKSDAVFSDEPVEIGYQNHREKSTLKKAVRLKKSEQANKLAVLTGRTPEMELKLGGIVKVVDTYVNDQNKAEVIDYGSFVVTRLSHYLDTRGVYQCHFEAVPQDTDFAPADYRILSPNAEPQPAVVMQVDDKDSMGRVKVQFPWQKNDNEITPWIRVVHPMAARDRGMYFIPEIDEVVFVDFEFGNPDVPFVTGSMYHGQAKPGDLFEAKNNIKGIITKGGNHIIIDDTDGKEKIKIYNRESKNEIELSIDGEASIKAKSNGTIYLEAAKGIEMKAPKITMEADNEVDINAGNSVKVEGMTVDVNAQASGSFKTSAQLELNGGSMAVLKAAMVMIN
- a CDS encoding phage tail sheath C-terminal domain-containing protein; translation: MPLEEQAPQSKELVREKAAPSQAAPRPLTLIVPQLTKYGGFEFIKTIVDGTDNMDPAKKARKAMFLEEEENQADRQKLKKRLQAVADLLSAHDNVADMIAEAEQKAASASETLKANLRNCLAQTEELERSYRSLALFFENTAEEKVKNLVLFDAGLEHTTDTDGFSNPTGIFEQVAKELRDNYDRFDLTNNYSLIVLPGWLKKNIIVDKWAELAHQNKVMMITDYRHLDSAEDVEAMFDRDKLTGSDAHKAHVMMPCNWVVGREANTDIGEEDHLFIPPSMALAGLLWGGNIAQPSAGLAHGKLKMASGTRFTMRKNEVAQLENKGLIPLIYEWGRVVPQSAKTLFDGDNVGLQTYSVVRVFDWIGKIMQDFLNRRTFENIDNRMLEDIKRQISKFLAEIRGPGKIIEDYRNLEVKRNPDKPTHVIINVDLKPFFPAKVFAINMTGTKGNWDSELKP
- a CDS encoding DUF6765 family protein; the protein is MEESGHYYTVYFVSLAVGFTNERSHEYAFYTQMPDEVEEFDAAFLEKKQFKNAGKFHAAKQALKIAYSQLFPFTPMGVGALEESLARQEKILAKANQWRMIVELGLHSLTGKSAKDEQDKTAKLLKSTKPDNMVRFGFLLHRYGDTFAHSRMDNPSKLYDTSENISSPTHRGHMLDGTHADHPWERETLYFQYVEGLYDILSTAKEKSRNDIGSTRRGKVLALHEIKNTLKRAINEARMWSENEIKNYNAIDTTRCKPAIASGLFDACKKPEEAAQLFFSEIIRREVFFTLGINIHSYTPERNETVSLKQFLDPKNGYMNGISSAYSSEQLEKEIYKLLEEASGK